GAGCACACGCCGTCTATGAGCTGTTCGGTGGTCATCCCGGACTCCAGGACCATCCTGCCCGCTCCGATCATGGATTGTGCCGCCAATACCTTCGACTGCTCCTCGGTGAGTCCGTATTTCTTCCCGGCCTCGATGAGGGCCTGGGCGGCCATATAGAGGAAGGCCGGAGAGCTTCCGCAGATCCCCGTGACGGCATCCAGGTCGCATTCCCTGACCTCTTCCGCCAATCCTATGGCGGACAGGACGGTCTTGACGGTCTCCCTGTCCTTGTCTGTGCACGTCTCGTCCATGACATATCCCGCGGCGCCTTCCAGGACCATGCAGCAGTGGTTGGGCATGACCCTCACAATTCTGGAATCTGGCACATATGATTTCAGGGTCTTGATCTTGACTCCTGCGACTATGCTGATCAGGAGGTGGTCCCCGGTAAGATCCACGCCCTCCTCGAGGAATAGCGGGGCGATGTTCTTCGGTTTGATGGCGAGTACGAGGACGTCTGTCAGACCGGCTATGTCGGATGCTTTGTCGAACATCCTTATTCCGGTCTCCTGGGTCATTCTGTCCCGGGTCTCCTTGGTGGGGGCGCAGGCGACTATTTCTTCCGGACCGTACACGTTCTTGGCTATGAGCCCTTTGATCATCGCGCCGGCCATCCTGCCCGCTCCGATGAATCCGATCTTGACTGCCATGGGGCGTCCAACCGCTTCCCCTTATAATAAGCGTTGACATAATTCTTTAAAGAATATTTAGTCCTGATTAAATTCTTAAATCGATTCGGATTTATAAATGAAGTGCGCATTATTTCCCTTCTCCATTATATAGAAAGAAAACATCGCAAGAGCCGATG
The nucleotide sequence above comes from Candidatus Methanomethylophilus alvi Mx1201. Encoded proteins:
- the proC gene encoding pyrroline-5-carboxylate reductase; this translates as MAVKIGFIGAGRMAGAMIKGLIAKNVYGPEEIVACAPTKETRDRMTQETGIRMFDKASDIAGLTDVLVLAIKPKNIAPLFLEEGVDLTGDHLLISIVAGVKIKTLKSYVPDSRIVRVMPNHCCMVLEGAAGYVMDETCTDKDRETVKTVLSAIGLAEEVRECDLDAVTGICGSSPAFLYMAAQALIEAGKKYGLTEEQSKVLAAQSMIGAGRMVLESGMTTEQLIDGVCSPGGTTIEGVKVLREEKFEEAMIHCVDATVKRSVEMGKE